The Pantoea trifolii nucleotide sequence CCGCATCGATGCGTAGCTGTCGGCCAGGCCAACCGGCAAGGTTTTAGTCAGCGGCGTATGCAGCATCCAGGTGATGTTGAATTCGCCCACCGACAGCGTGATCACCATAAAAGCACCGGCCAGAATGCCGTTGCGGCAGTTCGGCACCACCACGGTAAAGAAGCGCTGCCACAAGCTGGCACCAAGGCTGGCCGAGGCTTCTTCGAGGCGCGGCATATCCACCGCCTGCATCACCGCCAGCACCGGCCGCATCATAAACGGCAGGGTAAACAGCACGTGACCAATCAGGATAAACAGCCAGCTGTCGCGCAGGCCGGAAAACTGGCCGTAGAGCAGAATGATACCGAGCGCGGTCGCCAGACCGGGCAGCGCCACCGGCAGCATCAAGCACTCTTCAATACGCGCTGCCCAGCGGCCCGGCGCTTTCAGCAATCCCCACGCGGCAGGCACGCCAATCAACAAAGTGACTAAAAGGCAGAACAGCGCGATCAGCAGCGACAGCCAGAAGGTATCGGCGTACATCTGCCACACTTGCTCCACCCACTTCAGCGTGAAGCCGCTGCGCAGGCCGATAAAATAGTTATTGGTGACGCCCGCCAGCATCGACAGCACCACCGGCACGATCATAAACAGCGCGGTGATGGCGGTGATCAACAGTTGCAGGCTAAACAGTCCACGACGCTTCATGATTGCGCCTCCCTAGCCTGCGCCAGACGGCGCGCCAGCATCAGCGCCAGCCAGGCGAATCCGCCCATCAACACCGACAGCGCAGCGGCGGTGGCAAAGTTGGCGTAGTTGGTGAACTCGCCGTAAATGGTCAGCGGCAGCACCGCCAAATCGGTGCCGAGCGTAAAGGCGGTGCCAAAGGCGCCCATGCTGGTGGCGAAACAGAGCGCACCGGTAGAAAGCAGCGCCGGTTGCAGGCCGGGCACAATCACATCCCAGGTGATGCGCCACTGGCTGGCGCCAAGCGAACGCGCCGCTTCTTCCAGCGAGCGATCGAGTTTTTCACTCGCCGCCACCAGCGTGACGATGGCGCGCGGTAGCGAGAAATAGAGGTAACCAATAAACAGCCCCGCCAGCGAATAGGCCAGCGTCCAGCGCTCATGCACCAAGCTCATGCTGATTTGCGCCAGCAATCCCTGACGCCCGGCCAGCATCACCACCAGAAAACCCACCACCACACCGGGAAACGCCAGCGGAAAGGTCAGCAGCGCCAGCAAGGTGCCGCGCCCGGTAAAGCGCTGACGCGCCCGGTAAAGCGCTGACGCGCCAGAAAACAGCCGACGATAGCGGCAATCAGCAAGGTCACCAGCGTCACCGCCAGCGACAGTAGCACGGTGTTCAGCAGGCTCAGCAGATAGTGCGGCTGGGTGATCACCGTCCAGTAACCGCTGTGCTGGATGCTGCGGTCGTCCTGCATGCCGATTTGCAACAGGCGGGCAAACGGCAGCAGCCAGAAAGC carries:
- a CDS encoding ABC transporter permease, coding for MKRRGLFSLQLLITAITALFMIVPVVLSMLAGVTNNYFIGLRSGFTLKWVEQVWQMYADTFWLSLLIALFCLLVTLLIGVPAAWGLLKAPGRWAARIEECLMLPVALPGLATALGIILLYGQFSGLRDSWLFILIGHVLFTLPFMMRPVLAVMQAVDMPRLEEASASLGASLWQRFFTVVVPNCRNGILAGAFMVITLSVGEFNITWMLHTPLTKTLPVGLADSYASMRLEVGSAYTLIFILMILPLLLMLNAVNHWLNRAVSRQHKEAA